The Acidobacteriota bacterium genome has a segment encoding these proteins:
- a CDS encoding RNA polymerase sigma factor, giving the protein MERLRGEGPIWGTADKARLADLVDRGRAGEMAALEAIYEMFKGPVFGLVYRHAQDRASAEDLLQDVFLKVFSHMSEVRDASTFPAWVYRIALNTAYSHLRQKRTQAGKVVPLADIEGRIEEPGTDPVEKDIQGPLEEAIQALAPRLRTVFVLHDVQGFKHGEIARTIGCAVGTSKSQLFKARLKVRAHLLARKAV; this is encoded by the coding sequence ATGGAGCGCTTGCGCGGCGAGGGCCCCATCTGGGGAACGGCCGACAAGGCCCGCCTGGCTGATCTCGTGGACCGGGGCCGGGCCGGCGAGATGGCGGCGCTCGAAGCCATCTACGAGATGTTCAAGGGGCCGGTCTTTGGCCTCGTCTACCGACACGCCCAGGACCGGGCCTCGGCCGAGGACCTGCTCCAGGACGTCTTTCTCAAGGTCTTCAGCCACATGAGCGAAGTGCGCGACGCCTCCACGTTCCCGGCCTGGGTCTACCGCATCGCCCTGAACACGGCTTACAGCCATCTGCGCCAGAAAAGAACCCAGGCCGGCAAGGTCGTCCCGCTGGCCGATATCGAAGGCCGGATCGAGGAGCCTGGGACGGATCCTGTCGAGAAGGACATCCAGGGGCCCCTCGAGGAGGCCATCCAGGCCCTGGCCCCGCGGCTGCGCACAGTCTTCGTCCTCCACGACGTCCAGGGCTTCAAGCACGGGGAGATCGCCCGGACGATCGGCTGCGCGGTCGGGACCTCCAAGTCCCAGCTGTTCAAGGCCCGGCTGAAGGTCCGGGCCCATCTGCTGGCCCGGAAGGCGGTCTAG